A region of Lycium barbarum isolate Lr01 chromosome 1, ASM1917538v2, whole genome shotgun sequence DNA encodes the following proteins:
- the LOC132638398 gene encoding uncharacterized protein LOC132638398 isoform X4, whose product METSSVSDFDTIPNSSSPTTTTASNSRIFGFNLTPLRYPLSTFLEYSGFLRARPDNPETDLLNSSESVSSGNSSNVGVNGSSNNGEVSISVSEDDDGLVMDDGGEREERGSSVEGSTVGVDSNNRGDSSSNQRYDIQQVARWIEQFLPFTLLLLVVFIRQHLQGFFVIIWITAFMFRSNDILRKQTALKGERKITVLLGYFLVFTLHVTGIYWWNRKVDLFYPLLMVPLKIIPPFWHAIFIILVNDTMVRQAAMALKLVLLMYYKNGRGHNFRRQGQLLTLVEYMLLLYRALLPTPVWYRFFLNKEYGSLFSSLITGLYLTFKLTSIVEKVRSFFTALKALSIKEIHYGSHATPEQVNAAGDLCAICQEKMDTPILLRCKHIFCEDCVSEWFERERTCPLCRALVRPADLRSFGDGSTSLLFQLF is encoded by the exons aTGGAGACTTCAAGCGTTTCAGATTTTGACACAATCCCAAATTCATCATCTCCAACAACTACTactgcttcaaattcaagaatctTTGGATTTAATCTAACTCCACTTCGATACCCACTTTCTACTTTTCTTGAATACTCCGGTTTTCTCCGTGCCCGACCCGATAACCCGGAAACAGATTTGCTCAACTCTTCTGAATCAGTTTCTAGTGGTAATAGTAGTAATGTTGGTGTTAATGGTAGTAGTAATAATGGGGAAGTTTCAATTAGTGTTAGTGAGGATGATGATGGGTTGGTGATGGATGATGGTGGGGAAAGGGAGGAGAGGGGTTCCAGTGTGGAGGGGTCTACAGTAGGAGTGGATTCTAATAATAGGGGGGATTcttcttcaaatcaaaggtatgATATACAGCAAGTTGCAAGGTGGATTGAGCAGTTTCTTCCTTTTACTTTGCTTCTCTTGGTTGTTTTCATCCGCCAACACTTGCAAG GTTTCTTTGTCATAATTTGGATCACGGCTTTCATGTTCAGGTCAAATGACATTCTTCGAAAGCAGACAGCTTTAAAG GGGGAGAGAAAGATTACTGTCCTTCTTGGTTATTTTTTGGTGTTTACGCTTCATGTTACTGGAATCTACTGGTGGAATCGCAAAGTTGATCTTTTTTATCCATTACTTATGGTTCCTCTGAAGATTATCCCACCTTTCTGGCATGCTATTTTCATCATCCTGGTAAATG ATACAATGGTGCGGCAGGCAGCAATGGCTTTGAAGTTGGTGCTGCTTATGTATTACAAGAATGGCAGGGGCCACAATTTCCGCAGACAG GGCCAATTGCTGACTCTGGTGGAGTATATGCTGCTCCTATACCGTGCACTATTACCCACTCCTGTCTGGTATAGGTTCTTTCTCAACAAAGAGTATGGAAGTCTTTTTTCATCACTGATAACAGGATTGTACTTGACATTTAAGCTTACTTCAATTGTTGAGAAG GTTCGATCATTCTTTACTGCTTTGAAGGCATTGTCGATTAAGGAAATCCATTATGGGTCACATGCCACACCTGAACAG GTAAATGCTGCTGGTGATCTATGTGCTATTTGCCAAGAGAAGATGGATACACCAATTTTATTGCGTTGCAAACACATCTTTTGTGAAGACTGTGTCTCAGAATG GTTTGAAAGAGAAAGAACTTGTCCTTTGTGTAGAGCCTTGGTCAGACCTGCTGATTTAAGATCTTTTGGAGATGGTTCAACTAGCCTTTTATTCCAGTTATTCTAA
- the LOC132638398 gene encoding uncharacterized protein LOC132638398 isoform X1, producing METSSVSDFDTIPNSSSPTTTTASNSRIFGFNLTPLRYPLSTFLEYSGFLRARPDNPETDLLNSSESVSSGNSSNVGVNGSSNNGEVSISVSEDDDGLVMDDGGEREERGSSVEGSTVGVDSNNRGDSSSNQRYDIQQVARWIEQFLPFTLLLLVVFIRQHLQGFFVIIWITAFMFRSNDILRKQTALKYPHLQGERKITVLLGYFLVFTLHVTGIYWWNRKVDLFYPLLMVPLKIIPPFWHAIFIILVNDTMVRQAAMALKLVLLMYYKNGRGHNFRRQGQLLTLVEYMLLLYRALLPTPVWYRFFLNKEYGSLFSSLITGLYLTFKLTSIVEKVRSFFTALKALSIKEIHYGSHATPEQVNAAGDLCAICQEKMDTPILLRCKHIFCEDCVSECFRFERERTCPLCRALVRPADLRSFGDGSTSLLFQLF from the exons aTGGAGACTTCAAGCGTTTCAGATTTTGACACAATCCCAAATTCATCATCTCCAACAACTACTactgcttcaaattcaagaatctTTGGATTTAATCTAACTCCACTTCGATACCCACTTTCTACTTTTCTTGAATACTCCGGTTTTCTCCGTGCCCGACCCGATAACCCGGAAACAGATTTGCTCAACTCTTCTGAATCAGTTTCTAGTGGTAATAGTAGTAATGTTGGTGTTAATGGTAGTAGTAATAATGGGGAAGTTTCAATTAGTGTTAGTGAGGATGATGATGGGTTGGTGATGGATGATGGTGGGGAAAGGGAGGAGAGGGGTTCCAGTGTGGAGGGGTCTACAGTAGGAGTGGATTCTAATAATAGGGGGGATTcttcttcaaatcaaaggtatgATATACAGCAAGTTGCAAGGTGGATTGAGCAGTTTCTTCCTTTTACTTTGCTTCTCTTGGTTGTTTTCATCCGCCAACACTTGCAAG GTTTCTTTGTCATAATTTGGATCACGGCTTTCATGTTCAGGTCAAATGACATTCTTCGAAAGCAGACAGCTTTAAAG TACCCACATTTGCAGGGGGAGAGAAAGATTACTGTCCTTCTTGGTTATTTTTTGGTGTTTACGCTTCATGTTACTGGAATCTACTGGTGGAATCGCAAAGTTGATCTTTTTTATCCATTACTTATGGTTCCTCTGAAGATTATCCCACCTTTCTGGCATGCTATTTTCATCATCCTGGTAAATG ATACAATGGTGCGGCAGGCAGCAATGGCTTTGAAGTTGGTGCTGCTTATGTATTACAAGAATGGCAGGGGCCACAATTTCCGCAGACAG GGCCAATTGCTGACTCTGGTGGAGTATATGCTGCTCCTATACCGTGCACTATTACCCACTCCTGTCTGGTATAGGTTCTTTCTCAACAAAGAGTATGGAAGTCTTTTTTCATCACTGATAACAGGATTGTACTTGACATTTAAGCTTACTTCAATTGTTGAGAAG GTTCGATCATTCTTTACTGCTTTGAAGGCATTGTCGATTAAGGAAATCCATTATGGGTCACATGCCACACCTGAACAG GTAAATGCTGCTGGTGATCTATGTGCTATTTGCCAAGAGAAGATGGATACACCAATTTTATTGCGTTGCAAACACATCTTTTGTGAAGACTGTGTCTCAGAATG TTTCAGGTTTGAAAGAGAAAGAACTTGTCCTTTGTGTAGAGCCTTGGTCAGACCTGCTGATTTAAGATCTTTTGGAGATGGTTCAACTAGCCTTTTATTCCAGTTATTCTAA
- the LOC132638398 gene encoding uncharacterized protein LOC132638398 isoform X3 — METSSVSDFDTIPNSSSPTTTTASNSRIFGFNLTPLRYPLSTFLEYSGFLRARPDNPETDLLNSSESVSSGNSSNVGVNGSSNNGEVSISVSEDDDGLVMDDGGEREERGSSVEGSTVGVDSNNRGDSSSNQRYDIQQVARWIEQFLPFTLLLLVVFIRQHLQGFFVIIWITAFMFRSNDILRKQTALKGERKITVLLGYFLVFTLHVTGIYWWNRKVDLFYPLLMVPLKIIPPFWHAIFIILVNDTMVRQAAMALKLVLLMYYKNGRGHNFRRQGQLLTLVEYMLLLYRALLPTPVWYRFFLNKEYGSLFSSLITGLYLTFKLTSIVEKVRSFFTALKALSIKEIHYGSHATPEQVNAAGDLCAICQEKMDTPILLRCKHIFCEDCVSECFRFERERTCPLCRALVRPADLRSFGDGSTSLLFQLF, encoded by the exons aTGGAGACTTCAAGCGTTTCAGATTTTGACACAATCCCAAATTCATCATCTCCAACAACTACTactgcttcaaattcaagaatctTTGGATTTAATCTAACTCCACTTCGATACCCACTTTCTACTTTTCTTGAATACTCCGGTTTTCTCCGTGCCCGACCCGATAACCCGGAAACAGATTTGCTCAACTCTTCTGAATCAGTTTCTAGTGGTAATAGTAGTAATGTTGGTGTTAATGGTAGTAGTAATAATGGGGAAGTTTCAATTAGTGTTAGTGAGGATGATGATGGGTTGGTGATGGATGATGGTGGGGAAAGGGAGGAGAGGGGTTCCAGTGTGGAGGGGTCTACAGTAGGAGTGGATTCTAATAATAGGGGGGATTcttcttcaaatcaaaggtatgATATACAGCAAGTTGCAAGGTGGATTGAGCAGTTTCTTCCTTTTACTTTGCTTCTCTTGGTTGTTTTCATCCGCCAACACTTGCAAG GTTTCTTTGTCATAATTTGGATCACGGCTTTCATGTTCAGGTCAAATGACATTCTTCGAAAGCAGACAGCTTTAAAG GGGGAGAGAAAGATTACTGTCCTTCTTGGTTATTTTTTGGTGTTTACGCTTCATGTTACTGGAATCTACTGGTGGAATCGCAAAGTTGATCTTTTTTATCCATTACTTATGGTTCCTCTGAAGATTATCCCACCTTTCTGGCATGCTATTTTCATCATCCTGGTAAATG ATACAATGGTGCGGCAGGCAGCAATGGCTTTGAAGTTGGTGCTGCTTATGTATTACAAGAATGGCAGGGGCCACAATTTCCGCAGACAG GGCCAATTGCTGACTCTGGTGGAGTATATGCTGCTCCTATACCGTGCACTATTACCCACTCCTGTCTGGTATAGGTTCTTTCTCAACAAAGAGTATGGAAGTCTTTTTTCATCACTGATAACAGGATTGTACTTGACATTTAAGCTTACTTCAATTGTTGAGAAG GTTCGATCATTCTTTACTGCTTTGAAGGCATTGTCGATTAAGGAAATCCATTATGGGTCACATGCCACACCTGAACAG GTAAATGCTGCTGGTGATCTATGTGCTATTTGCCAAGAGAAGATGGATACACCAATTTTATTGCGTTGCAAACACATCTTTTGTGAAGACTGTGTCTCAGAATG TTTCAGGTTTGAAAGAGAAAGAACTTGTCCTTTGTGTAGAGCCTTGGTCAGACCTGCTGATTTAAGATCTTTTGGAGATGGTTCAACTAGCCTTTTATTCCAGTTATTCTAA
- the LOC132638398 gene encoding uncharacterized protein LOC132638398 isoform X2, giving the protein METSSVSDFDTIPNSSSPTTTTASNSRIFGFNLTPLRYPLSTFLEYSGFLRARPDNPETDLLNSSESVSSGNSSNVGVNGSSNNGEVSISVSEDDDGLVMDDGGEREERGSSVEGSTVGVDSNNRGDSSSNQRYDIQQVARWIEQFLPFTLLLLVVFIRQHLQGFFVIIWITAFMFRSNDILRKQTALKYPHLQGERKITVLLGYFLVFTLHVTGIYWWNRKVDLFYPLLMVPLKIIPPFWHAIFIILVNDTMVRQAAMALKLVLLMYYKNGRGHNFRRQGQLLTLVEYMLLLYRALLPTPVWYRFFLNKEYGSLFSSLITGLYLTFKLTSIVEKVRSFFTALKALSIKEIHYGSHATPEQVNAAGDLCAICQEKMDTPILLRCKHIFCEDCVSEWFERERTCPLCRALVRPADLRSFGDGSTSLLFQLF; this is encoded by the exons aTGGAGACTTCAAGCGTTTCAGATTTTGACACAATCCCAAATTCATCATCTCCAACAACTACTactgcttcaaattcaagaatctTTGGATTTAATCTAACTCCACTTCGATACCCACTTTCTACTTTTCTTGAATACTCCGGTTTTCTCCGTGCCCGACCCGATAACCCGGAAACAGATTTGCTCAACTCTTCTGAATCAGTTTCTAGTGGTAATAGTAGTAATGTTGGTGTTAATGGTAGTAGTAATAATGGGGAAGTTTCAATTAGTGTTAGTGAGGATGATGATGGGTTGGTGATGGATGATGGTGGGGAAAGGGAGGAGAGGGGTTCCAGTGTGGAGGGGTCTACAGTAGGAGTGGATTCTAATAATAGGGGGGATTcttcttcaaatcaaaggtatgATATACAGCAAGTTGCAAGGTGGATTGAGCAGTTTCTTCCTTTTACTTTGCTTCTCTTGGTTGTTTTCATCCGCCAACACTTGCAAG GTTTCTTTGTCATAATTTGGATCACGGCTTTCATGTTCAGGTCAAATGACATTCTTCGAAAGCAGACAGCTTTAAAG TACCCACATTTGCAGGGGGAGAGAAAGATTACTGTCCTTCTTGGTTATTTTTTGGTGTTTACGCTTCATGTTACTGGAATCTACTGGTGGAATCGCAAAGTTGATCTTTTTTATCCATTACTTATGGTTCCTCTGAAGATTATCCCACCTTTCTGGCATGCTATTTTCATCATCCTGGTAAATG ATACAATGGTGCGGCAGGCAGCAATGGCTTTGAAGTTGGTGCTGCTTATGTATTACAAGAATGGCAGGGGCCACAATTTCCGCAGACAG GGCCAATTGCTGACTCTGGTGGAGTATATGCTGCTCCTATACCGTGCACTATTACCCACTCCTGTCTGGTATAGGTTCTTTCTCAACAAAGAGTATGGAAGTCTTTTTTCATCACTGATAACAGGATTGTACTTGACATTTAAGCTTACTTCAATTGTTGAGAAG GTTCGATCATTCTTTACTGCTTTGAAGGCATTGTCGATTAAGGAAATCCATTATGGGTCACATGCCACACCTGAACAG GTAAATGCTGCTGGTGATCTATGTGCTATTTGCCAAGAGAAGATGGATACACCAATTTTATTGCGTTGCAAACACATCTTTTGTGAAGACTGTGTCTCAGAATG GTTTGAAAGAGAAAGAACTTGTCCTTTGTGTAGAGCCTTGGTCAGACCTGCTGATTTAAGATCTTTTGGAGATGGTTCAACTAGCCTTTTATTCCAGTTATTCTAA